A part of Fusobacterium simiae genomic DNA contains:
- a CDS encoding DUF5105 domain-containing protein: protein MKKIFRYLLLSCTLLMLVACGKPDSQKAFEEKFKEFNSYITERMEGADEGTKKMAEIMSKATFKVNKAEEKGDTSELNVTVKAVNLGKYINEYVTAATAKFGTEIQPDEKEFNDFSVEYFSNVAKDKNLEYTETDVNVQMQKINGKWEIVNSDDLVLAILGGAATALGL from the coding sequence ATGAAAAAAATATTTCGTTATCTATTGTTAAGTTGTACATTATTAATGTTAGTAGCTTGTGGAAAACCAGATTCACAAAAAGCCTTTGAGGAAAAGTTTAAAGAATTTAATTCTTATATAACTGAAAGAATGGAAGGTGCTGATGAAGGAACAAAGAAAATGGCAGAAATAATGAGTAAAGCCACATTTAAAGTTAATAAAGCTGAAGAAAAGGGAGATACTTCTGAGTTAAATGTAACTGTAAAAGCAGTAAACTTGGGAAAATATATTAATGAATATGTAACAGCTGCAACAGCTAAATTTGGAACAGAAATACAACCTGATGAAAAAGAATTTAATGATTTTTCTGTTGAATACTTTTCAAATGTTGCAAAAGACAAAAATTTAGAGTACACAGAAACAGATGTAAATGTACAAATGCAAAAAATAAATGGGAAATGGGAAATAGTAAATTCTGATGATCTTGTACTTGCTATTTTAGGTGGAGCTGCAACTGCATTAGGATTGTAA
- the mutS gene encoding DNA mismatch repair protein MutS — protein MSADTPLMQQYKKIKEEYQNEILMFRLGDFYEMFFEDAKIASKELGLTLTKRNKEKGQDVPLAGVPYHSVASYIAKLVEKGYSVAICDQVEDPKSATGIVKREVTRVITPGTIIDVDFLDKNNNNYIACIKINTMENIAAIAYADITTGEFSVFEIKGKNFFEKALAEMNKIQASEILLDEKTYSEYIEILKEKISFLGVKFTEISNVKKAENYITSYFDIMSIEVFSLKSRDLVISTAANLLHYIDELQKGNELPFSKIEYKNIDNIMELNISTQNNLNLVPKRNEEARGTLLGVLDNCVTSVGSRELKKIIKNPFLDIEKIKQRQFYVDYFYNDVLLRENVRELLKEIYDVERIAGKIIYGTENGKDLLSLKDSIRKSLETYRLLKEHQEIKNILDIDVKILLDIYNKIELIIDVEAPFSVREGGIIKDGYNNELDELRKISKLGKDFILEIEQRERERTGIKGLKIKYNKVFGYFIEVTKANEHLVPDDYIRKQTLVNSERYIVPDLKEYEEKVITAKSKIEALEYELFKQLTSEIKEHIDSLYKLANRIANLDIVSNFAHIATKNSYVKPEINESDVLEIKGGRHPIVESLIPSGTYVKNDIILDEKNNLIILTGPNMSGKSTYMKQVALNIIMAHIGSYVAADYAKIPIVDKIFTRVGASDDLLTGQSTFMLEMTEVASILNSATKKSFVVLDEIGRGTSTYDGISIATAITEYIHNVIGAKTIFATHYHELTELEKELERAINFRVEVKEDGKNVVFLREIVKGGADKSYGIEVARLSGVPKEVLNRSRKILKKLETRKNLIENKIRAEQMMLFGSGFEEDYEEEETEILSENEIKVLEMLKNMDLNSISPLESLLKLNELKKILIGGTDE, from the coding sequence ATGTCAGCAGACACACCTTTAATGCAACAGTATAAAAAAATTAAAGAAGAATATCAAAATGAAATTCTAATGTTTAGATTAGGAGATTTCTATGAAATGTTTTTTGAAGATGCTAAAATAGCTTCAAAAGAATTAGGACTTACTCTTACCAAAAGAAACAAAGAAAAGGGACAAGATGTTCCTTTAGCAGGAGTTCCATATCATTCAGTGGCATCATATATAGCAAAATTAGTTGAAAAAGGTTATAGTGTTGCTATTTGTGACCAAGTGGAAGATCCAAAATCTGCAACAGGTATTGTAAAAAGAGAGGTAACAAGAGTTATAACTCCTGGAACAATAATTGATGTAGATTTTTTAGATAAAAATAATAATAACTATATTGCCTGTATAAAAATAAATACAATGGAAAATATTGCAGCAATAGCTTATGCAGATATAACAACAGGAGAATTTTCAGTTTTTGAAATAAAAGGAAAAAATTTCTTTGAAAAAGCATTGGCAGAGATGAATAAGATACAAGCAAGTGAAATTTTGCTTGATGAAAAGACATATTCTGAATATATAGAAATTTTAAAAGAAAAAATTTCATTTTTAGGAGTCAAATTTACAGAGATTTCTAATGTAAAAAAAGCTGAAAATTATATAACTTCATATTTTGATATTATGTCTATTGAAGTATTTTCTTTAAAATCAAGAGATTTAGTTATTTCAACGGCAGCAAATCTTTTACATTATATTGATGAATTACAAAAGGGAAATGAATTACCTTTTAGTAAAATAGAATATAAAAATATTGATAACATAATGGAGTTAAATATAAGTACACAAAATAATTTAAATTTAGTTCCTAAAAGAAATGAAGAAGCAAGAGGAACTCTATTAGGAGTTTTAGATAATTGTGTAACCTCTGTTGGTAGTAGAGAATTAAAAAAGATTATAAAAAATCCTTTTTTGGATATTGAAAAAATAAAACAAAGACAATTTTATGTAGATTATTTTTATAATGATGTCCTTTTAAGAGAAAATGTAAGAGAATTATTAAAAGAAATCTATGATGTTGAAAGAATAGCAGGAAAAATAATCTATGGGACAGAAAATGGAAAAGATTTATTGTCATTAAAAGATTCTATAAGAAAATCATTAGAAACTTATAGACTTTTAAAAGAACATCAAGAGATAAAAAATATTTTAGATATAGATGTTAAAATTCTTTTAGATATATATAATAAGATAGAGCTAATAATTGATGTTGAAGCACCTTTTTCAGTTAGAGAAGGAGGAATTATAAAAGATGGATATAATAATGAATTGGATGAACTTAGAAAAATATCTAAACTAGGAAAAGATTTTATACTTGAAATAGAGCAAAGAGAAAGAGAAAGAACAGGTATAAAAGGTTTAAAAATAAAATATAATAAGGTATTTGGATATTTTATTGAGGTTACTAAGGCAAATGAACATTTAGTTCCAGATGACTATATAAGAAAACAAACACTTGTAAATAGTGAAAGATATATAGTTCCTGATTTAAAAGAATATGAAGAAAAGGTTATTACAGCTAAAAGTAAAATTGAAGCCTTAGAATATGAACTATTTAAACAACTTACTTCTGAAATTAAAGAACACATAGATAGTTTATATAAATTGGCAAATAGAATAGCAAACTTAGATATAGTTTCAAATTTTGCACATATAGCAACTAAAAATTCTTATGTTAAGCCTGAAATAAATGAAAGTGATGTTTTAGAAATAAAAGGTGGTAGACATCCAATAGTTGAAAGTTTAATTCCTAGTGGAACTTATGTTAAAAATGATATTATTTTAGATGAAAAAAATAATTTAATTATTTTAACAGGTCCTAATATGTCTGGAAAATCTACTTATATGAAGCAAGTGGCTTTAAATATCATAATGGCACATATAGGTAGTTATGTAGCAGCAGATTATGCTAAAATTCCTATTGTAGATAAAATTTTTACAAGAGTTGGAGCTAGTGATGATTTACTTACAGGTCAATCTACTTTTATGCTTGAAATGACAGAAGTAGCAAGTATTTTAAATAGTGCAACTAAAAAATCTTTTGTAGTTTTAGATGAAATTGGTAGAGGAACTTCAACTTATGATGGTATATCAATAGCAACTGCTATCACAGAATATATTCATAATGTTATAGGAGCAAAAACTATATTTGCAACTCATTATCATGAACTTACTGAACTTGAAAAAGAACTTGAAAGAGCAATCAATTTTAGAGTTGAAGTAAAAGAAGATGGTAAGAATGTTGTGTTTTTAAGAGAGATAGTTAAAGGTGGAGCAGATAAGTCTTATGGAATTGAAGTTGCTAGATTATCTGGTGTTCCAAAAGAGGTTTTAAATCGGTCAAGAAAGATTTTAAAAAAATTAGAAACTAGAAAAAATTTAATAGAAAATAAAATAAGGGCAGAACAGATGATGCTTTTTGGAAGTGGTTTTGAAGAAGACTATGAGGAAGAAGAAACAGAGATATTGTCTGAAAATGAAATTAAAGTTTTGGAGATGCTGAAAAATATGGACTTAAATTCTATAAGTCCTTTGGAAAGTTTACTAAAATTAAATGAATTGAAAAAGATTCTTATCGGAGGAACTGATGAGTAA
- a CDS encoding YhdT family protein, which yields MSRNNGKNSISKQVNKEVLITIMLYLLYFVWWYYFAYEYSSDNVEEYKYILGLPEWFFYSCVLGLIFINILVYVCIKFFFKDVDFEKYNENNDSDQK from the coding sequence ATGAGTAGAAATAATGGAAAAAATAGTATTTCTAAACAAGTCAATAAAGAGGTTTTAATCACAATAATGCTTTATTTACTTTATTTTGTTTGGTGGTATTATTTTGCTTATGAGTATTCTTCTGATAATGTTGAAGAATACAAATATATTTTAGGATTACCTGAATGGTTTTTTTATTCTTGTGTTCTTGGATTAATTTTTATAAATATTTTAGTGTATGTTTGTATAAAATTTTTCTTTAAAGATGTTGACTTTGAAAAATATAATGAAAATAATGATTCAGACCAAAAGTAA
- a CDS encoding N-acyl-D-amino-acid deacylase family protein, translated as MSTILIKNGTLIDGSGSKRYLADILIENEKIKKIGKLDISADVIINGTGKIVSPGFIDTHSHSDLKVLIEPFVEPKIRQGITTEILGQDGISMAPLPKKYVSSWRKNLAGLDGDSDELKWDWENTNGYLDLISKTGSGPNELYLVPHGNIRMEAMGLEARAATKEEIEKMKKITRREMEAGVAGISTGLIYIPCAYAETEELIEICKVAAEYGRPLVIHQRSEADTILESMQEVIRIAKESGVKIHFSHFKICGQKNWKLIEPVIALLDKCKEEGINVSYDQYPYVAGSTMLGVILPPWAHAGGTDKLIERLKDKTLREKMKKDIISGIPGWDNFIDFAGFDGIYVTSVKTNKNQDCIGKNLTEIAVMRGKEKFDAVFDLLMEEENAVGMYDYYGKDEHIVTFMKRPESNICTDGLLGGKPHPRVYGSFPRVLGKFVREMKTMSLEEAIYKMTHKPAVTFKIENRGLLRENYFADIVIFDEDKIIDKGTFIEPAQFPDGIDYVLINGKFAVKEGKSTYKLSGKVIRID; from the coding sequence ATGTCTACAATTTTAATAAAAAATGGAACTTTAATTGATGGAAGTGGTAGTAAAAGGTATTTAGCAGACATTTTAATAGAAAATGAAAAGATAAAAAAAATAGGAAAATTAGATATAAGTGCAGATGTGATAATTAATGGAACTGGAAAAATAGTTTCGCCTGGTTTTATCGATACACATAGCCACTCTGATTTAAAAGTTTTAATAGAACCATTTGTAGAACCTAAAATTAGACAAGGAATTACAACAGAAATTTTAGGTCAAGATGGAATATCTATGGCACCACTTCCTAAAAAATATGTTAGTTCTTGGAGAAAAAATCTTGCAGGATTAGATGGAGATAGTGATGAATTAAAATGGGATTGGGAAAATACAAATGGATATTTAGACTTAATTTCTAAAACTGGATCTGGACCAAATGAATTATATTTAGTACCTCATGGAAATATAAGAATGGAAGCAATGGGATTAGAAGCAAGAGCAGCAACTAAAGAAGAGATTGAGAAAATGAAAAAAATAACTAGAAGAGAAATGGAAGCAGGTGTGGCAGGAATTTCAACAGGACTTATTTATATTCCATGTGCTTATGCAGAAACTGAAGAATTAATAGAGATATGTAAAGTAGCTGCTGAATATGGAAGACCATTGGTTATACATCAAAGAAGTGAAGCTGATACTATATTGGAATCTATGCAAGAAGTTATTAGAATTGCAAAGGAAAGTGGAGTAAAAATTCATTTTTCACATTTTAAAATTTGTGGACAAAAAAATTGGAAATTAATAGAACCAGTAATAGCTTTATTAGATAAATGCAAAGAAGAAGGTATAAATGTTTCTTATGATCAGTACCCTTATGTTGCAGGAAGTACAATGTTAGGAGTAATTTTACCTCCTTGGGCTCATGCTGGAGGAACAGATAAACTAATAGAAAGGTTAAAAGATAAAACATTACGTGAAAAAATGAAAAAAGATATTATAAGTGGAATTCCTGGTTGGGATAATTTTATAGATTTTGCAGGTTTTGATGGTATTTATGTAACCTCTGTAAAAACAAATAAAAATCAAGATTGTATTGGTAAAAATTTAACTGAAATTGCAGTTATGAGAGGTAAAGAAAAATTTGATGCTGTATTTGATTTATTAATGGAGGAAGAAAATGCTGTTGGAATGTATGATTATTATGGAAAAGATGAGCATATCGTTACTTTTATGAAAAGACCTGAAAGTAATATTTGTACAGATGGATTATTAGGAGGGAAGCCCCATCCAAGAGTATATGGTTCATTTCCTAGAGTATTAGGAAAATTTGTTCGTGAAATGAAAACAATGAGTTTAGAGGAAGCTATTTATAAAATGACTCATAAACCTGCTGTAACTTTTAAAATAGAAAATAGAGGACTATTGAGAGAAAATTATTTTGCTGATATAGTAATTTTTGATGAAGATAAAATTATAGATAAAGGAACTTTTATTGAACCTGCTCAATTTCCAGATGGAATAGATTATGTATTAATAAATGGAAAATTTGCTGTAAAAGAGGGAAAGTCAACTTATAAGTTAAGTGGAAAAGTAATAAGAATAGATTAA
- a CDS encoding LptA/OstA family protein — MSKKKIIYIVIGVIAVVLGYFNYFGSDKEVGDIKKIIETVNAVYESDDYHVEAEKEIDYVDEKESKFEKAKATIQGMLLSGDNVFLDKARNLALDTNIIGISPNGWKINASELKYNRETQELVSTKPMYAINEEKGIEILGNKFKTTISMDNITLEDGVVIKNKLFSILADKANYNNTDKIITLEGNIKLSNRIGEVKDINTLEDVKNLQNTGNSKVDKEMSGSFSKVYFNLDERNLYATDGFDLKYDKVGLKGKNIVLNETTQSFKVTDDVKFTYQDYVFDVSYIEKEPNSDIINVYGQIKGGNPIYSVLADKGEYNINDKKIRIFGNVDITSTKGEKLNLDNFVYSSETKEADMYGNKIKYTSPENNLEAEYIHYNTVTKEVTTDKPFDSWNEKGEGISGTNIVYNLGTKDFYSKENITVKNKDYGLTTKNVTYKEETGILTAPEPYIIKSNNGDSTVNGNSITYNKNTGELVSPGEIIVDNKGTIIKGHDLVYNNISGLGKIEGPIPFENKADNMSGTAKEIIIKRGDYIDLVGPVKAKRDTTNMEFENARYSYKDELVHVNTPVKFNDPASAMVGSVSSATYSPKDSILRGTNFNMKEPDRSARAQNIVLYNKDERKLELIGNAYLSSGKDNISGPKIVYYLDTKDAETPTNSIIHYDQYTIKSSYAKVNRESGDVLARNTDVKSVDGNEFSANQAKGNTNNVVHFTGNVKGKSKQKEGDVFFTGDKADLYMSKVGDKYQAKKVIVDTKAMFTQLNRKIDSNYMELDLITKEVYAKKNPVLTIDDGPKGNTLVKADDVTGYIDKELIKLNKNVYVKNINEKKEETVLTADRGTVTREMADVYDRVKIVTKDSVTTANEGHYDMVNRKIRAKGNVHVDYTADKSTSTIFNDMTSNKK; from the coding sequence ATGAGTAAGAAAAAAATAATATATATTGTTATTGGAGTAATAGCCGTAGTGCTTGGATATTTTAACTATTTTGGTTCTGATAAAGAAGTTGGAGATATTAAAAAAATAATAGAAACAGTCAATGCAGTTTACGAAAGTGATGATTATCATGTGGAAGCTGAAAAAGAAATTGACTATGTAGATGAGAAAGAAAGCAAGTTTGAAAAAGCTAAAGCTACAATACAAGGAATGCTTTTAAGTGGAGATAACGTTTTTCTTGATAAGGCAAGAAACTTAGCACTAGATACAAATATAATAGGTATAAGTCCTAATGGTTGGAAAATTAATGCTTCTGAGTTAAAATATAATAGAGAAACACAAGAACTTGTTTCTACAAAGCCTATGTATGCAATTAATGAAGAAAAAGGAATAGAAATTTTAGGAAATAAATTTAAAACTACTATTTCTATGGATAATATTACTTTGGAAGATGGGGTAGTTATTAAAAATAAATTATTTTCTATTTTAGCTGATAAGGCGAATTATAATAATACTGATAAAATAATTACACTTGAAGGAAATATAAAACTATCAAATAGAATTGGAGAAGTTAAAGATATTAATACTCTTGAAGATGTAAAAAATCTTCAAAATACAGGTAACAGTAAGGTTGATAAAGAAATGTCTGGTAGTTTCTCTAAAGTTTATTTTAACCTAGATGAAAGAAATTTATATGCAACAGATGGATTTGATTTAAAATATGATAAAGTTGGATTAAAGGGTAAAAATATAGTGTTGAATGAAACAACACAAAGTTTTAAAGTAACAGATGATGTAAAATTTACATATCAAGATTATGTTTTTGATGTTAGTTATATTGAAAAAGAACCTAATAGTGATATAATAAATGTCTATGGACAAATTAAAGGTGGAAATCCTATTTATTCTGTATTAGCAGATAAAGGAGAATATAATATCAATGATAAAAAAATTAGAATTTTTGGAAATGTTGATATTACTTCTACAAAAGGTGAAAAATTAAATTTAGATAATTTTGTTTATTCAAGTGAAACAAAAGAAGCAGATATGTATGGAAATAAAATTAAATATACTTCACCTGAAAATAATCTAGAAGCAGAATATATACATTATAATACAGTTACAAAAGAAGTAACAACAGATAAACCTTTTGATTCTTGGAATGAAAAAGGAGAAGGGATAAGTGGAACAAATATAGTATATAATTTGGGTACCAAAGATTTTTATTCAAAAGAAAATATTACTGTAAAGAATAAGGATTATGGTTTGACAACTAAAAATGTAACATATAAAGAAGAAACAGGAATTTTAACAGCACCTGAACCTTATATTATAAAGTCTAACAATGGTGATTCAACAGTAAATGGTAATAGTATTACATATAATAAAAACACAGGAGAACTTGTAAGTCCAGGAGAAATTATTGTAGATAATAAGGGAACTATTATAAAGGGACATGATTTAGTTTATAATAATATAAGTGGTTTAGGGAAAATAGAAGGACCTATTCCTTTTGAGAATAAAGCAGATAATATGTCTGGTACAGCAAAGGAAATTATTATTAAAAGAGGAGATTATATTGATTTAGTTGGACCAGTTAAAGCAAAAAGAGATACAACAAATATGGAATTTGAAAATGCAAGATATTCGTATAAAGATGAGCTAGTTCATGTAAATACACCAGTTAAGTTTAATGATCCTGCAAGTGCTATGGTTGGTTCTGTAAGCTCTGCAACATATAGTCCTAAGGACTCTATATTAAGAGGAACTAACTTTAATATGAAAGAACCAGATAGATCAGCCAGAGCACAGAATATAGTTCTATATAATAAAGATGAGAGAAAATTAGAATTAATAGGAAATGCTTATTTAAGTTCTGGAAAAGATAATATATCAGGACCTAAAATAGTTTATTATCTTGATACAAAAGATGCTGAAACTCCTACAAATAGTATAATACATTATGATCAATATACTATAAAATCTAGTTATGCAAAAGTTAATAGGGAAAGTGGAGATGTATTGGCAAGAAATACTGATGTAAAATCAGTGGATGGTAATGAGTTTTCTGCAAATCAAGCTAAGGGAAATACTAATAATGTTGTACATTTCACAGGAAATGTAAAAGGCAAGTCTAAACAAAAAGAAGGAGATGTATTTTTTACAGGAGATAAAGCTGATTTATATATGAGTAAAGTTGGTGATAAGTATCAAGCAAAAAAAGTTATTGTAGATACAAAAGCTATGTTTACTCAGTTAAATAGAAAAATAGATTCTAATTATATGGAACTTGACCTTATAACAAAAGAAGTATATGCAAAGAAAAATCCAGTATTGACAATAGATGATGGACCAAAAGGGAATACTTTAGTTAAAGCAGATGATGTTACTGGTTATATAGATAAAGAATTAATAAAATTAAATAAAAATGTTTATGTAAAAAATATAAATGAAAAGAAAGAAGAAACAGTTTTAACTGCTGATAGAGGTACTGTAACAAGAGAAATGGCAGATGTCTATGATAGAGTAAAAATTGTGACAAAAGATTCTGTTACAACTGCAAATGAAGGACATTATGATATGGTTAATAGAAAAATAAGAGCAAAAGGGAATGTCCATGTTGATTATACAGCCGATAAATCAACAAGTACCATATTTAATGATATGACATCTAATAAGAAATAA
- a CDS encoding tRNA dihydrouridine synthase, which yields MKKIYIAPIAGVTDYTFRGILEDFKPDLIFTEMVSVNALSVLNDKTISKILKLREGNAVQIFGEDIDKIKASVKYIESLGVKHINLNCGCPIKKIVNCGYGAALVREPEKIKRILSEIKSVLNNDTKLSIKIRIGYKEPENYVQIGKIAEEIGCDHITVHGRTREQLYSGKADWKYIKEVKDNIFIPVIGNGDIFTGEDALEKISYSNVDGVMLARGIFGNPWLIRDIREILEYGEIKTPTTKEDKINMAIEHLKRIREDNDNQFIFDIRKHISWYLKGIKNCTEVKRKINTISDYDEIIKILEGML from the coding sequence ATGAAAAAAATTTATATAGCTCCTATTGCAGGAGTAACAGATTATACATTTAGAGGAATACTTGAAGATTTTAAACCAGATTTAATATTTACAGAGATGGTGAGTGTAAATGCACTTTCTGTTTTAAATGATAAAACTATTTCAAAAATTTTAAAATTAAGAGAAGGTAATGCAGTACAAATTTTTGGAGAAGATATTGATAAAATAAAAGCTAGTGTTAAATATATAGAAAGTTTAGGAGTAAAACATATCAATTTAAATTGTGGTTGTCCTATAAAAAAAATAGTAAATTGTGGATATGGAGCAGCCTTAGTCAGGGAGCCAGAAAAAATAAAAAGAATATTATCAGAAATAAAATCTGTTTTAAATAATGATACTAAACTTTCTATAAAGATTAGAATAGGTTATAAAGAGCCAGAAAATTATGTTCAAATTGGAAAAATAGCAGAGGAAATTGGCTGTGACCATATTACAGTACACGGAAGAACAAGAGAACAATTATATTCAGGAAAAGCTGATTGGAAGTATATTAAGGAAGTTAAAGATAATATTTTTATACCAGTTATAGGTAATGGAGATATTTTTACAGGAGAAGATGCCTTAGAAAAAATATCTTATTCAAATGTTGATGGAGTTATGTTAGCAAGAGGAATTTTTGGAAATCCTTGGCTTATTAGAGATATTAGAGAAATTTTAGAATATGGAGAAATAAAAACTCCTACAACAAAAGAAGATAAAATTAATATGGCAATAGAACATTTAAAAAGAATAAGAGAGGATAATGATAATCAATTTATTTTTGATATAAGAAAACATATCTCTTGGTATTTAAAAGGAATTAAAAATTGTACAGAAGTAAAAAGAAAAATAAATACTATCAGTGATTATGATGAAATTATAAAAATATTAGAAGGAATGCTTTAA
- the panF gene encoding sodium/pantothenate symporter, which yields MNKTLIIIPIAIYLVAMLLIAYRVNNIKNSSKSFTNEYYLGSRSMGGFVLAMTIVATYVGASSFIGGPGIAYNLGLGWVLLACIQVPTAFFTLGVLGKKLSIISRKLNAITIFDVLKARYNNKFLNLLSSLMLIVFFISAIVAQFIGGARLFEAVTGLSYLTGLIIFSSVVIIYTTFGGFRAVTLTDAIQTVVMFAATIVLFIVILKHGNGMENIMMKIKDIDPNLLRPDSGGNIAKPFIMSFWILVGIGILGLPATTIRCMAFKDTKAMHNAMIIGTSLVGVLVLGMHLVGVMGRAVIPDLQEVDKIIPILALKNLYPILAGVFIGGPLAAVMSTVDSLLIISSSTLIKDLYVTYLDKNASENKIKKISMWTSFLIGVLVFVLSIKPISLIAWVNLFALGGQEIVFFCPLILGLYWKGANATGAIASIFSGIITYLTLEILKTKIFGLHNIVPGLIVAIVFFIIGSYFGKKSDEKTIKIFFEY from the coding sequence ATGAATAAAACTTTAATTATAATACCAATAGCTATTTATTTAGTTGCTATGTTACTTATTGCTTATAGGGTTAATAACATAAAAAATTCTTCTAAAAGTTTTACCAATGAATATTATCTTGGCAGTAGATCTATGGGAGGATTTGTACTAGCTATGACAATAGTTGCAACTTATGTTGGAGCTAGTTCATTTATAGGTGGCCCTGGTATTGCATACAATCTTGGACTTGGTTGGGTATTGCTTGCATGTATTCAGGTACCAACAGCATTTTTTACCTTAGGTGTTCTTGGAAAAAAACTTTCTATTATTTCAAGAAAATTAAATGCTATAACAATTTTTGATGTTTTAAAAGCTAGATATAATAACAAATTTTTAAATCTTTTATCTTCTCTTATGTTAATAGTATTTTTTATAAGTGCTATTGTTGCACAATTTATAGGTGGTGCTAGACTTTTTGAAGCTGTTACAGGTCTATCGTATTTAACAGGGCTTATAATCTTTTCATCTGTCGTTATAATTTACACTACTTTTGGTGGTTTTAGAGCAGTTACTTTGACAGATGCTATTCAAACTGTGGTTATGTTTGCTGCAACTATTGTACTTTTTATTGTAATATTAAAACATGGTAATGGAATGGAAAATATTATGATGAAAATTAAAGATATAGACCCTAATCTTTTAAGACCAGATTCAGGAGGAAATATTGCAAAACCATTTATAATGTCTTTCTGGATTTTAGTTGGAATAGGAATTTTAGGTCTTCCTGCAACTACTATAAGATGTATGGCATTTAAAGATACAAAAGCTATGCACAATGCTATGATAATAGGAACATCTCTTGTTGGAGTCTTAGTTTTAGGTATGCACTTAGTTGGAGTAATGGGTAGAGCCGTTATCCCTGATTTACAAGAAGTTGATAAAATTATTCCTATACTTGCTCTTAAAAACTTATATCCTATACTTGCAGGAGTTTTTATTGGTGGTCCTCTTGCAGCAGTAATGTCAACAGTTGATTCACTATTGATAATATCATCTTCAACTTTGATAAAAGATTTATATGTTACTTATTTAGATAAAAATGCTAGTGAAAATAAAATTAAAAAAATATCAATGTGGACTTCATTTTTAATAGGAGTTCTAGTATTTGTTCTTTCTATCAAACCTATAAGTCTTATTGCTTGGGTAAATTTATTTGCCTTAGGAGGGCAAGAAATTGTATTCTTCTGTCCTTTAATTTTAGGTCTTTATTGGAAAGGGGCAAATGCAACAGGAGCTATTGCTTCAATTTTTTCTGGAATTATAACATATTTAACTCTTGAAATATTAAAAACTAAGATTTTTGGTTTACATAATATAGTTCCAGGGCTTATTGTTGCTATTGTATTTTTTATAATAGGCTCATATTTTGGTAAAAAATCTGATGAAAAGACTATAAAAATATTTTTTGAATATTAA